Part of the Leptolyngbya sp. BL0902 genome, CCCTGGGCCAGAAAACTTCATCTCGCCCTGAATGGCGGACTCGCCCTAGCCCTAGCGGGAGTGGGCCTATCGGGTTGGCAGGTTGTTCAAAAGTATTTACCTTAGGGGAAGCCCATCCACTGCCGACGTCCCCCATGGATTCCACGCCCCTTGAGACCGCCGATGCTTCCGGTGTTGCCGTCCCTGAACTTTCAGCGAAGCCCAGGCTAGAAGACACCGGGGAGAACCGCCAGGTGTTTCCCATTGCGCCCTTCATTCGCCTCACGCTGTTGTTGTTGTACGTGGCGTTGATGGGGCCATTGCCCTTTCTGGCCAAGGCGACGGAGGCTCCCGTATCGCCTCTGGTTCTCACGGTGGGGATTGTTCTCGGTTGGATCGGGCTCTATGGTGCCCTCGGGCAACGGGTGGTGGTGGATGATCAGGCCATCGAAGTCACCTATCCCGCCTGGATTCGCTGGCTATTTCGGGGTGGCTGGCGGTTGCCGTGGGATCAGGCCCAGGCGATTAAGCCTCGTTCTACCGGGCAGGGCGGCATCGTCTACTACTTTGTAGGGGCTGATCCGGTGGGGGGCCAGCCCAAAGCCTACTTGCTACCGATGCGCGTGGCGGGTTTTGCGCGATTGGTGGGCCTGGTGCAGCGCTACACCAATCTCGACACCCAGGACATCAAACCCCTCGCCCAGCCCTGGATGTACGGCATTTTGCTGCTGTTTACCCTGTTTTTGCTGCTCATTGACCTGTGGACGATTTCCACCGCCCTCTCCCTCCCCGGTGCGGCCTAAAGCCCTATCCTGAAGCGGCTGTCTAGGTCGTGAATTGCGGCTATACGTTTCACCGCTTCATTCCCATCCGACTGGGTGCTCGGTAGCACGAACAACCTACGGTAGAGCGGGCATCCTGCCTGCCAGAGAGACAGCCATCTTGGCTGTTCTACATTAGGTTTATGATCAAGTGACGTCACTCAACACCCTTAACGTTACGCCGCCCCTGCGGGGGAAATGCTTGCTACCATGACCGCCGATTCCCGTGCCCAGGCCCAGACCGAATATGCCTATGGCCAAGCGGCCTTTGAACATGGCCAATATCGACAGGCGGTGGAGCACTTTGAAGCAGCGGTGGGCCTTGCCAAGGCCGCGACTCCCCTCGGAGGAGAAATCCAGATTTGGTTAGTCAACGCCTACAACGCCGTCGGTCGGGCGCAAGAGGCCGAAGCCCTGTGCGAAACCCTCACCCGCCATCCCGACCTGGAGGTACGCAAGCAGGCCAAAAACCTGCTGTACATTCTGCAAGCGCCCCAACTGCGCCGTCCCGGCAACTGGATGAGCCAAATTCCCGACCTGGGCACCCTAGAAGAAGGTGATTCCTTTAGCGGTCGCGGACTGGCCACGGTAGCTCCCCGCAGCGCTCCCAAACGTGCCGCCAAACCAGAGCCGGAACCCCTTGATCCCAGCCAGATCAACACCCGCGACAATGGCTTTTTGTGGTTGGCCCTAGGGTTTGTGGGGCTGGTGCTAGGTGGCCTGCTGTGGCTGAGCTAATAAGCTAGGCAGAAGATGAAGGGGTAGAAACTGCTGATATAATGTCGGATCTGTCTAAAGCGTTACGTCAGTTTAGGGATTTCGGTTTAAATTTGGGCCAAGCCCTCTGGGGATAGGCTCATTTGGGCCAAGCCCGTTGGGGGTCAGCCAAGTT contains:
- a CDS encoding tetratricopeptide repeat protein, with the translated sequence MLATMTADSRAQAQTEYAYGQAAFEHGQYRQAVEHFEAAVGLAKAATPLGGEIQIWLVNAYNAVGRAQEAEALCETLTRHPDLEVRKQAKNLLYILQAPQLRRPGNWMSQIPDLGTLEEGDSFSGRGLATVAPRSAPKRAAKPEPEPLDPSQINTRDNGFLWLALGFVGLVLGGLLWLS